CCGGCATCCGCTGGCGCACATCGCACCGTCCGGCGGCCCGGGAAGGTGCAAAGGCCGCCGGCCAACCTCGCGGCGGGTGCCGCTGGCGCACATCGCACCCTCCGGTGGCGCGGGACGGTGCGAACGCCGCCGGTCAACCTTCCGGCGGGCCGCGCTCGCCGCGCGACGGATTATTATTACGCCATGACCACTCCCCAGGCCCCGGAACACGCGGCTGCACCGAGTGCACGCCGCATCGCACGACGTTGGCCCGTGATCAGCGGGGTTTTCGCTCTGGTTCTCGCGGCCGCACTGGGTGGCCTCGTCGTGGTGCGCGACCGGGGCGTGACCGAGATCGACACCGAGTGGATGAACGAGATCATCGAACACCGGTCGCCGTTTTGGGAGATGCCGTCACTGTTCATGAACGCTCTCGGCGGCGGGCTCGTGGGCATCATCGTCGTCCCCGTGCTCATCGCCGTGGTGCTTCTCCTTCTGAAACGCCCATGGGCGGCGGGGTACTTTCTTGCCGCCACGATCGTCAGTGCCGGCATCGTGCAATTGCTCAAGAACCTGTTCGGACGGGCCCGTCCGCTCGATATTCTGGTCACCAGCGACTTCGGCTCGTTCCCGTCCGGGCATGTTGCGAACGCGGCCACCATGGCGGTCGTGCTGGGCATCATCTTTCCGCGGGTGTGGGTCTGGGCCGCCGGCGTGGCGTACACCGTGATCATGTTGCTCAGTCGCACCTACCTCGGTGCCCACTGGCTCACCGACACGCTCGGCAGTCTGCTCGTGGGGCTCGGAGTGGGCGTCATACTGTGGGCGCCGCTGGCCGCAAAGCTCGATGGCGAACGCGTTCTTTCCCGGCAGCGGAGGCTCGACAGATCGGCGCCCACGTCCGCGACCGCTAACTCCGATTCCACTCGATAACGTCCACAAACACCACGCCGTCGGCCTGTTTCATGGTCTACTTTCTGCATGACCGCACACACGATGGCAGTAATTACCGCTGAGGCATTTCGGTTAGCGGATGCCGCGGCGCGCGCCGCCGGGGTCACCGTGCGTTCCGCAGACCCCAGCGATATCAGCGGCGTCCTGGGTCTCTTCGACCGAACGTGGGGTGCCGGGCGAGGACCGGACCGATCCATGCTGCTGGCACTGGACTATGCCGGCAACACCATTCTGGTGGCGCTGGGTGATGGCCGCCCGGTGGGCGCCGCCCTCGGGTTTCTCGGTTGGTCGGGCGGACTGCACCTGCATTCGCATATGGCTGCCGTCGTTCCGTGGCGCCGTAGTCACGGTGTCGGCTACGCCCTCAAGCTGTTTCAGCGCGCGGTCTGCCTGGAGCAGGGCATCACCGAAATGCGCTGGACCTTCGACCCCCTCATCCGCCGCAATGCACACTTCAACCTGGTGAAGCTGGGTGCGGAGGTGTCACTCTTTCTTCCCGACTTCTACGGCCGACTCGGCGATCTCATCAGCGGTAGTGATCAGAGTGACCGCTTCGAGGTGCGCTGGCGGCTCGACTCCGAACGGGTTCGACGAGCGCTTCTGGGGCATCGGCCGCCCCCCTGGAGCGGGCTGGACCACCTGCCCCTTGCGGTGGACTTCGAAGAGGTGCGGGCCGCTCAACCCGAGGAAGCCAGCCGCTTGCGGGCCGAGTCGAGGCGTGTCATCACCGGGGCCATGGCGCAGGAGCTGCGCCCCGAAGTCGACGACGACAACAACTACGTGTTTACAGCGGATGCCGCCGAGCGGGTCTCGTAGGCCGTCACGGACACATCACCAACCACCGGTTCGGGGAACTTACCGGAAGAGGATGTCGCTGACCTCCGGGACCAGCACATCAGCCGCGTTATCGGGGGAGCGCCGCCGCGGGCGGCGTTCGAACCAGTAGAGGAGCTCGGGACGGAGGTGGTTGATATCGGCCAGAGTCACGGGCTCCTGCACGCGCACAATCGGTTTGTCGATCTCGTTGGCGAGGCTGTCGATGTCGTCGCGTGACCAGAATTGCCCGCGCATCCGAATGAGAAGTTTGCCCGCGGTATCGGTGACGAACAGCTGCAGATTCGTGTCGAGAGCCCCGCCCGCGTACATCTCGAGAAGAACCATGCCGCCCACCGTGTCCAGTGGAAACGAGGTCAGGGGGCGAAAAAATCCGCGCTCCGAGATGGTGGTCTCGTCGATGCGGATCATGATTCGGTACGAGGCGACCAGGCTCAGAACATAAAACAGCGTGATGAAGGCCTGAGCCACCAGCACGGGCAGCCACGTTCCGGTTGGTATGTTCAACCAGTAGAGCACCGCAAAGGTGGGCACGCAAAAGGCCAGAAACACGAAAAGGGTGTCTCGCAGGAGGGTCTTGTGCGGGCGCACGATCAATTCACTACCCACTTCATCCCCCCATGACGTGCGTGACTGATGTGCACGTATACAACGAGTATGCCCCATATCTGGCGTCCCGTGCAGATGTAGTTCCGAGGGCCCCAGAGTGGGGGTACGTGCGGGGCAACGCACCCGGCTGACGGCACGAACGGGCAAAACTCACCGGAGCCACGTCGTCATTCTCGGTGCCAACCAGCACAGCCCACAGCGCCGCGTATAGTGACAGAGTGCACTCGTCGGCGACTCGAAATAACCGCACCAAGGCCGGGCAGCTGCCGCGTCAGCGGCGCAGTTTGCACCCGGCGCAGGTCGTGGCCTTCGGGTTCGCGTTCACCATCTTGGTGGGCACAGCGTTGCTCATGCTGCCCAATGCGCGCAGCGGCCCCGACAGCGCCACATTCCTGCAGGCAATCTTCACCGCAACATCGGCGGTGTGCGTCACCGGGCTCACGGTGGTGGACACGGCCACGTACTGGACGCCATTTGGTCAGGTTGTCATTCTGCTGCTCATTCAGGTGGGTGGACTCGGCATCATGACGTTTGCCTCGGTGATTGGACTTGCCGTGGTGCGCAAACTCTCGCTGCGCTCACGCATTAATGCGGCGGCCGAAGCCAAGAGTGTGGGGTTGGAAGATGTGAAGGGACTCGTTCGCGGTGTCGTCGCCATCTCCCTGATCATCGAGGCCGGTGTCGCGGTTCTCCTCACCCTCCGATTCTTCACGGGGTACGGGGAGCCGTTCGGGCGCGCTCTGTGGCTCGGGGTGTTCCACTCGGTATCGAGTTTCAATAACGCCGGCTTCGCCCTGTTTAGCGACAACATCATGTCGTACGCCACCGACCCGTGGATCTGCCTGCCGATCTGCGCGGCGGTGATTCTCGGCGGGCTGGGCTTCCCCGTGATCGTGCAGTTGCGCAAGCATCTGCGCAGCCCGCTGCGCTGGACCATGAACACACGCATCGTCGTGGTCGGTACGATCACACTGCTCGTGCTCGGCTCCGTGTACATCACCGCGGTGGAGTGGAATAACCCGAACACCCTCGGCCCCATGGACTGGCCCAGCAAACTGTTGGCGGGGTTCTTCCAGTCCGTACAAACGCGAACCGCCGGCTTCAACAGCCTTGACATTGGTCAGATGGATTCCGCGAGCCTGCTGGGCATGGACGTGCTGATGCTCATCGGTGGCGGCCCGGCCGGGACCGCCGGCGGAATCAAGATCACCACCTTCGCCGTGCTCTTCTTCATTCTGTGGACCGAGGTGCGGGGCGACGTAGCCGTGAACGTGTTCGGCAAACGGCTCTCCCGCGCGGTGCACCGCGAAGCGATCAGCATCGTGCTGCTCGCCGTGGCCGTGGTGATCGGGTCAACGGCTGTTTTGCTGCTCCTGACCGACATCTCCCTGGACGCGCTCATCTTTGAATCGATCTCTGCATTCGCCACCGTGGGGCTCTCCACCGGCATAACAGCGGGTCTGCCACCGGCAGGCCAGGCCATTCTGATCTTCCTGATGTTTATTGGCCGTCTGGGCCCCATCACGTTCGCCTCGGCGATTGCTCTCCGACAGCGCCGTTCCACCTACGAATACCCGAAAGAAAGACCGATCATTGGCTAAATACTCACTTTTCGGACACCGCGACGTCTCGCGTCTCGCTGAGGCGGAATCCGTGGTCGTGATCGGCCTGGGCCGTTTCGGGAGCGCGCTCGCCCTCGAGCTCATGCGCAGCGGCACGGAGGTTCTTGGCATCGATAGCGATGAGGAGATCGTGCAGGCACACAACAGTCTGCTCACTCACGTGGTGCGCGCGGACTCCACAAAAGAGGCGACGCTGCGTGAGCTGTCGGTTCCGGATTTCAGCAGCGTGGTCGTGGCCATCGGCGACGACATTCAGGCCAGCATCCTCACCGCATCTCTGCTGCTCAAGCTGGGCATCACGACCATCTGGGGCAAGGCGGTGAGCGATCCGCACGGCGAGATTCTCACGCAGCTTGGCGTGCACCATGTCATTTACCCGGAGAAAGACATGGGTAAGCGGGTGGCCCACCTCGTGCGCGGTGCCATGCAGGACTACATCGAAATCGGCGAGAACTTCGCCCTGGTGAAGACGGCACCACCCGCCTCGCTCATCGGTATTGCGCTCGGTGAGGCAAAGGTGCGTGCCAAACACGGTGTCACGGTCACCGCATTTCACCGTCCCGGTGTGGGGTGGAGCTATACCTCCCTCGATACGGTCATTGCCGAGGGTGACGTGATCCTCATCGCCGGTGACTCCGAGCGTGTGGAGGCGTACAGCCTGCTGCGCTGAGCGTGGCGTGGCGCTGACTACGCTGAAGAGGTGAGTTCTGAGAATGCGGATGGGCGTGCCAGCATGCCGCGGGCATCCGCTGACTGGACCGGCCATTCGCACGGCAGCAGAGAGTATCGTCGACTGCTGGCGGGCCTGTTCTTTGCCGGCATTGCCACGTTTGCGCAGCTGTATTCGCCCCAGGCGGTGCTCGCCCAAATTGCCGACTACTTCACGGTGGGGGCAGCGGATGCCGCACTCGTCGTGTCCACGTCCACGATTGGCCTGGCGATCGGGGTGATTCCCTGGTCGGTGGTAGCTGATCGCGTCGGACGGGTGCGGGCCATGACCATCGCCGTCATCTCGGCGACCGTGTTCGGCCTGCTCGTTCCCTTCGCTCCCACATTTTCGCTGCTGCTGACCGGTCGTTTCGTGGAGGGGCTGATGCTGGGCGGCGTTCCCGCGATCGCCATCGCGTATCTGAGCGAGGAGATTGAACCGAGGCATGCGGCGCGGGCGGCCGGATCATACGTGGCCGGCACGTCGATCGGCGGGCTGTTGGGGCGTCTGGTGGCCAGCCCGGTGGCTGAGCTGGCGAACTGGCGAGTAGGTGTGTTTTCCGTGGCCGTGCTGTGTGCGGTGTCGGCCGCCCTGTTTATTACCCTGATTCCCCGCCCGCAGGGTTTTGTTCCGAGTCGCGCGCGCCGACGCGGCATCGACCCGAGCCTGGTAGGGCTGATCCGCGCCAACCTGCAGTCCCCGCGCCTGCTGGCTCTGTACGCGCAGGGGTTTCTGCTCATGGGTGGGTTCGTCGCGCTCTACAACTTTTTAGGGTTTCGGCTGGCCGGCGAACCGTTCAACCTGCCGCAGTCGCTGATCAGCCTCGTCTTCGTGGCCTACCTCGCGGGAACGTGGTCGTCGGCGCAGGCGGGCGTTCTCGCCGCCCGATTTGGACGATGGTGGGTGCTGCTGCTCGCGGTGGCACTGATGATCGGCGGGGTGGTGCTCACCCTGTCCGTCTGGCTGCCGCTCACTCTCACCGGGCTGCTGCTGGCCACTGCCGGGTTCTTCGCGGCTCACGCCGTGGCGTCCGGCTGGACCGGGACCGAGGCCTCGGTGGGGCGAGCGCAGGCATCCTCTCTGTACAACCTGTCGTATTACGCCGGGTCGAGCCTGTTCGGCTGGCTCGGTGGGGTGTTCTTCGTCACCTGGGGATGGGTGGGCACCGCCGGCATGGTGGCGGGCCTCGCGGCGGTTGCCGCCCTGCTGACCGCGCTGCTGCTGCGCCCGGTTCGCACACTCACGTGATGCGTGCAGGTGGGCCGGCTAACATCGGGTATGAGCGCTCGTCACCAGCCAGCTAAGAACCGCATCACGCCCGCACCCGGGCAGGAATCGGTGTGGGATTACCCCCGTCCACCGCGCGTGGAGCGCATGAGTGAGCGGGTGACCATTGAGATGGACGGCCGGCTCGTTCTGGACACCACGCAGGCCGTGCGTGTTCTGGAAACCAGTCACCCGCCCGTGTACTACGTGCCGCGCAGCGATTTCGTGGCGGGCGTGCTGCAACCCGCCGCCGGGCAGACCTTCTGCGAGTTCAAGGGCGCTGCGAGCTATTTGAGCGTCGGAAGCGCCGAGCGGGCCGCCTGGTTCTACCCGAAACCCACACGCGGATTCGAAGACCTCGCCGGGCTCGTGGCCGTGTATCCCGGATCCATGGACCGCTGCACCGTCGACGGCGAGACCGTCACGGCGCAGGAAGGCGATTTCTACGGCGGCTGGATCACCGCCAAGATTGTGGGCCCGTTCAAGGGCGCTGCCGGCACCTGGGGCTGGTAACCCGATCGCGGATGCCACGCACGCTCTCTCCCGCGTGCCGGTGGCAGCGTACGCTCGAACCATGACGGACTTTCTGGCGGGTGCGGCACTCGGCACTCGGGTGGTGGTTCGCACCCGGCTCGCCGAGGGCTACACCGATGCCGTGGGCTACCTACGATTCGTTGACGCGGCATCCTGCCAGGTTGAGACAAAACGCGGTCTGGTGACGCTGGCACTCGCCGATGTGGTGGCGGCCAAAGAGGTTCCCCCGCCCCCGGCTCCTCGGCCTCGGCGCGAACCCTGAACCGTGGCACTACTCTGGCCTCATGCCAGTTATGAGCACCCTCCTTCAGCCCGCAACGGGGAACGTGCGCGCCCCGCACTACCTGCCGGCCACTCCGCAGACGGTGTTGTGGGGACGCCTGCCGTGTGAAGCGGATGCCGCCGTGCTCACCATCGAACCCGGCGAAGAAGTGACCATCGACACGATCAGTCATGAGGGAATCCACGAAGACCAGGGCCGGGACCCGGCCGCATTCTTCGCGGGTTTCGGTGTGGAGCGACACCAGGTTCTCGATGACGCCGTGCTGCTCGCCGCGAGCGATGTTGCGCGTGATCCCGCCCACGATGGACCGCACGTGGTCACCGGCCCCATTCATGTGCGCGGCGCCAGGCCGGGTGACCTGCTCAAGATGACGCTCATAGAAGCGATCCCGCGAGTGCCCTACGGCATCATCTCCAACCGCCACTCCAAGGGAGCGCTTCCGCAGGAGTACCCGCTCGGAAGCGACAACGTGAGCGTTTTCGCCACCGTGGAGGAGCATGACGGAACCCAGTTCGGCACCCTGCCGCTCGTTCCGGGAGGACCGCGCAGCGTGCGATTTGCGCTCAATCCGTTCCTCGGAATCATGGGGGTCGCCGTTGCCGGGGACGAGCATCCGCACTCGGTTCCACCGGGTTCCCACGGCGGCAACATCGATATCAACCTGCTGACCGTGGGCAATTCGCTGTACCTTCCGGTGCAGGTGGCCGGTGCCCTGGCCTATGTGGGAGACCCGCACTTTGCCCAGGGGGATGGCGAAGTGGCCCTGACCGCCATGGAGGCGAGCCTGCGAGTGACCGTGCGCTTCGACGTGATTCCACAGGCTGAGGCAGAGGCGCAGTTCGGCACGGTTCGGGGTCCGCTCGCGGAAACCCCCGATTTTCTGGTGCCCACGGGGCTCGACGTGGATTTGGATGAGGCCCTACGCGAGTGTGTGCGGGCGGCCATCGCGCTGATCCATGCCCGCTACGGCATGGATCGCACCCTCGCCTACGCCTACCTCAGCGCCGCAACCGACTTCAATATCTCTCAGGTGGTGGACATCGTGTCGGGCGTGCACGCCCGCATCCGTAAATCGGATTTTGGCCCGCGATAACACCTAGGCTGGTGCCGTTTGCACGCTCCGCCGCACTGGGAGGGTGCATTTGCCGTGAGTGAGGCCGCGAGTGGGGCCGCGCAGGACAGCGGGGTACTGTGTGAAGGTGACAACACATCCTCCACTTGGCACCCACGTGCATGCCGTCGTCATCACGGTGTCCGACCGGAGTGCGCGCGGCGAACGCCCCGACCGCTCTGGCCCGGCCGCCGTGGAAGCCCTCGCCGCTGCGGGTATTCCCTGTTCACCGGCGCGGGTCGTGCCCGACGGTGTCGACAGCGTCACCTCGGCCATCGCGGCCGCCCTCGCCGAGGGTGCCCGCCTCGTGATCACCAGTGGTGGCACCGGCATCAGCGCCCGCGACCTCACCCCCGAAGGAACCCGGCCGTTACTGCGCCTGGAGTTACTCGGCATCGCCGAGCGGCTCCGCGCCCAGAGCGCGGACACCATCCCAACCGCGGTGCTGTCGCGCGGGCTGTCGGGAATCGCAAACTCCGTCGGTAACGCCGGTGCCCTCGTTGTGAACCTCCCCGGATCCACCGGGGGAGTGCTCGACGGCATTGCCCTCGTGGCGCCACTCGTGCGCCATATTCTTGATCAACTCGATGGTGGAGACCACTGATGCCCAATGACGCCCGCGGTTTTTCCCAGGTAACGGATGCCCCACTCGACATCGCGGAGCACGTCGCCGCGGTCTCCACCAGCGAGTGCGGCGCTGTGGTGACCTTCATCGGGCAGGTCCGTGACCACGACCCGGACGCCGTGACCCGCGTGGTTGGGCTCGAATACAGCTCCCACCCCGACGCGGGGCGGATTATTGGTGAGATCACCGAGCGCATGCGGGCGAAGCATCCGCTGGTGAATCTCTCGGTGAGTCACCGCGTCGGTCGCCTCGAGGTGGGCGATTTGGCCCTCGTGGCCGCGGCGGCCAGCGCGCATCGGGCCGTGGCATTCGCGGCCTGTGAAGACCTCGTGGAAACCGTGAAGGCCGAGGTGCCCATTTGGAAGAAGCAGCACGAGATCGACGGTGCCACGTCGTGGGTGGGCCTCGTCTGAGCGCTTAGCCGCCCGCGAATGGGGGAAGAACATCGACGGAGTCGGTGTCGGCGAGGGGCGCCTCGTCATCAGCTGCCCGTGAACCGTTGACGAGGAGCGAGCACAGGCCGAGAACCCGGGCGAATTCCGTGCCGTAGCGCTGCACGAGCTGGGTGCGCAGGTCGCCGATGGTCGCGGCGTTCACGGTGGTGGCGTCGGTGGCAGCGGCCTCGGCGGCGCCGGCGAAGAGTCGGATGCTGGCCATCAGAGTGGCTCGGGGGTCCAGGACAGCGAGAGCTCGGTTGCGCTCGCGCAGGCCGCCGCAATGGCGTCGCGACTGCCGCCGTTGCGGGCAGCCGCGAGACCGACCAAGAAGGTGCTGAGGGGGGCGGCGGGGCGCGCCACGTTGTGAGCCACATCGCGGGCCACATCGAGCAGGGCGCCCACGGGGACCTCGGCCGGGTCGAGGCCGAGTTTCTCGGCGAGGGCCACGAGCCACTCGTCGAGCGCCTCGGGGGCTAGGGGGGCGGGCTTCGTCATTCGATGGTGCTCCTCGTGCTGTCGGTCGCGCCGGTCAACCGCGCGGTGCTCTCCAAAACATCCTGCCATGTGTCAACGTCGGTTGCGGCGTTCGTGTCGTCGTGGATGCCGCGGAGCACGAGCGAACCCAGCAGCTCACGCATGCTGGCCCCGTGCGCACGGGCACCGAGACGGCTCATGGCCGCGGTCAGGGCGTCGAGCCGATAGGCCGCGGTCAGCCATTGCGCGTGACCGTCGGTATCGGTGAGGTACAGCCCCTGAACCGAGGCCGGCAGAGTGGGGTCGGTGAGGTGCGGGAGTAGCGTGCGGGTGGCATCCGCTGCCCAAGGGAGGTCGCAGGCCAAAACGAGCACCCAGTCGGGCAGGTCGGTGGCCGTAAGTGCGGTGAGGCCGGCCGCAATGCCGGCCACGGGGCCACCGAACGGTGGATCCTCCAGCGCCCAGACCGCCGGGGTGCTTCCCGCCGGCGTATCACCGGCCGCGAGATGAGCGGTTTCCGGTCCCACGATCACCACGTGTCGCACCAGAGTGCGGGCATCCAACACCCTCGAGAGCAGTGTGCGACCGGCCACCTCGACGGCCGGTTTCACGGCTCCGTCGAGTCGACGGCCGCGTCCGCCGGCGAGAACAATAAGGTCGACGATCACTGCGCCGCTCACGCGGACCGGTCGTTCAGAATGTCAGGCATGATTCACTCGGCCGCGCGATGCCAGTCGCCCGACTTGCCGCCGGTCTTGGCGAGCAGGCGCACGTTCTCAATGGTGACGGACTTGTCGAGGCCCTTCACCATGTCAACCACGGCCAGCGCGGCGACGGACACGGCGGTGAGTGCCTCCATCTCGACGCCGGTGCGGTCGGCGGTGCGCACGGTGGCCGTCACGCTCACGCCGGTATCACCCACAACCAGGTCGACAACGGCGCCGTGCACTCCAATGACGTGCGCGAGGGGCAGCAGGTCAGCGGTCTTCTTGGCTCCCTGAATGCCGGCGATCCGGGCAACCGCGAGCACATCACCCTTGGGCGCGCTGCCATCGCGGAGTGCTGCAATCACTTTTTCGCCGCAGCGCACAAAGCCGGCGGCGGTGGCACTGCGCACCGTGGGTATCTTTTCGGTGACGTCCACCATGCGGGCCTGGCCGGTGGAATCGAGGTGGGTGAAGGGCTGGACGGCCGCTGAAGCGGGCATGTCGGCGGCAGAGTTCATGATGTCAGCATGACAGTCACACGGTCACCGTCGCTAATCTGTGTCACGCCTTCGGGCACCATAGCCAGTCCGTTGGCCTGCCCAAGCCCGGCCACGAGGTGTGAGCCGGATCCGCCAGCCGCGGCCGGACGAACGAGGGTGCGATCGCCGTCGTGCTGGACGATCACGGGCATGTACTGTGCTCGGCCCGCAGGGGAGCGCCACCCGGCCTCCACCGTGGCGGTGATGGTGGGGCGCTGCAGCTCGGTGTGGCCGAGCATCTGGCGGAGCGCCGGTCGCACAAACACCTCGAATGACACATATGCGCTCACCGGGTTTCCGGGCAGCGCAAAGATGACCGGGCCAACCTCTGCCGAGTCCCCGGCAGTCGGCCAGCGACCAAAGCCCTGTGGCTTACCGGGCTGCATCTTCACCGGGCCGAAGCGCACCGTGCCGAGCGGAGCGAGCACCGCCTTGACCACGTCATACGCGCCAACGCTCACGCCGCCCGAGAGCACGATCACGTCAACGGTTTCCGACAGCGACGTCAAGAGCTCCTTCAGGGTGCGCTCATCGTCGGGAACGGCACCGACGCGAATCGGAATCCCGCCAGCTTCGGCAACCGCCGCCGACAGCAGAAAGGAGTTCGAGTCGGGAATCTGCCCACGCCGAGTGGGGTCGCCGGGAGTCACCAACTCACTGCCGGTGGAAATCACGGCCACGCGTGGTGCCGCATGAGCGAGCACAACGGAGGTGCCCGCGCTGGCTGCCGCCGCCACGCGGGTAGCCCAGAGTACGGACCCGGCACGCAGCACGGTGTCGCCAGCGTGCGCATCCTCGCCGGAACGACGAATGTGCGCATGCTCCGCCGGCGGAACGGTGATGGTGACCCGCTCCGTGCCCTGGTCGGTGTTCTCAATCGGAACGATGGCATCCGCTCCATCGGGCAGCGGTGCACCGGTCATGATGCGGGCCACCTGACCCACGTCGATGTAGGGGTTGTCGGCGGTGCCCGCAGCAAGATCCGCAATCACGGGCAGCGTCACCGGGTTGGCCTCGCTCGCGAGGAGCAGATCGGCGCGGCGCACGGCGTAGCCATCCATCGCCGAGTTGTCGAAGGGCGGCGTGGCCGTGGCGCTCACCACGTCTTCCGCGAGTACGAGGCCGCGCACCTCGTCGAGCGACAGCCGGGTAGGGGGCAGTACGTGGGCCTCGGCCAGGACAGCCGCAAGTTGCTCGGCAGCGGTGCGAGCGGATGCCGCGGGCGCGCACGCATCCGCTCCCCGGTCGTGACCGTGAGCGTCGTGGGTGGTGGGCGGCAGGATCGGGGTGTCGGCCACGGGTTAGCTCGCGTCCGCAGCCACGCGCACGGAGGCGCTCGATGGAGTGACGGTCGCCCAGCGGCTGCCCGCCCCGGGTGCCTCGCCCGCAGTGACCGCGGCGTCCCACGCCACGATCCCGCCGGCAAGCACGGAAATGTCAGTGAAGCCCGCGCCCTCGAGGGCGAGTGCCGCTCGGTTCGCCCGTGCGCCCGTGTGGCAGTGCACCACGAGAGGCTTGTCGCGCGGGAGCGACGCCAGGCCCTCGGCGGTCAGCAGGGTGCCCAGCGGCAGAAGCTGCGAATCGGGAATCGAGGTTTCGGCGTGCTCGCTCGGTTCGCGCACGTCAACCACGAGAAAGTCGTCCAGGCCGGATTCCCGATTCGTCAGCCGCGTCACGAGATCGTGGGTGCTGATTTCCACCGCGGTGCTCTGCTCCGGCTCGCTCGCTTCGCCCGG
This sequence is a window from Cryobacterium sp. CG_9.6. Protein-coding genes within it:
- a CDS encoding acetamidase/formamidase family protein yields the protein MPVMSTLLQPATGNVRAPHYLPATPQTVLWGRLPCEADAAVLTIEPGEEVTIDTISHEGIHEDQGRDPAAFFAGFGVERHQVLDDAVLLAASDVARDPAHDGPHVVTGPIHVRGARPGDLLKMTLIEAIPRVPYGIISNRHSKGALPQEYPLGSDNVSVFATVEEHDGTQFGTLPLVPGGPRSVRFALNPFLGIMGVAVAGDEHPHSVPPGSHGGNIDINLLTVGNSLYLPVQVAGALAYVGDPHFAQGDGEVALTAMEASLRVTVRFDVIPQAEAEAQFGTVRGPLAETPDFLVPTGLDVDLDEALRECVRAAIALIHARYGMDRTLAYAYLSAATDFNISQVVDIVSGVHARIRKSDFGPR
- a CDS encoding TrkA family potassium uptake protein, which produces MAKYSLFGHRDVSRLAEAESVVVIGLGRFGSALALELMRSGTEVLGIDSDEEIVQAHNSLLTHVVRADSTKEATLRELSVPDFSSVVVAIGDDIQASILTASLLLKLGITTIWGKAVSDPHGEILTQLGVHHVIYPEKDMGKRVAHLVRGAMQDYIEIGENFALVKTAPPASLIGIALGEAKVRAKHGVTVTAFHRPGVGWSYTSLDTVIAEGDVILIAGDSERVEAYSLLR
- the moaC gene encoding cyclic pyranopterin monophosphate synthase MoaC: MNSAADMPASAAVQPFTHLDSTGQARMVDVTEKIPTVRSATAAGFVRCGEKVIAALRDGSAPKGDVLAVARIAGIQGAKKTADLLPLAHVIGVHGAVVDLVVGDTGVSVTATVRTADRTGVEMEALTAVSVAALAVVDMVKGLDKSVTIENVRLLAKTGGKSGDWHRAAE
- a CDS encoding molybdenum cofactor biosynthesis protein MoaE translates to MPNDARGFSQVTDAPLDIAEHVAAVSTSECGAVVTFIGQVRDHDPDAVTRVVGLEYSSHPDAGRIIGEITERMRAKHPLVNLSVSHRVGRLEVGDLALVAAAASAHRAVAFAACEDLVETVKAEVPIWKKQHEIDGATSWVGLV
- a CDS encoding MogA/MoaB family molybdenum cofactor biosynthesis protein — translated: MTTHPPLGTHVHAVVITVSDRSARGERPDRSGPAAVEALAAAGIPCSPARVVPDGVDSVTSAIAAALAEGARLVITSGGTGISARDLTPEGTRPLLRLELLGIAERLRAQSADTIPTAVLSRGLSGIANSVGNAGALVVNLPGSTGGVLDGIALVAPLVRHILDQLDGGDH
- a CDS encoding MoaD/ThiS family protein; protein product: MASIRLFAGAAEAAATDATTVNAATIGDLRTQLVQRYGTEFARVLGLCSLLVNGSRAADDEAPLADTDSVDVLPPFAGG
- a CDS encoding potassium transporter TrkG — translated: MHSSATRNNRTKAGQLPRQRRSLHPAQVVAFGFAFTILVGTALLMLPNARSGPDSATFLQAIFTATSAVCVTGLTVVDTATYWTPFGQVVILLLIQVGGLGIMTFASVIGLAVVRKLSLRSRINAAAEAKSVGLEDVKGLVRGVVAISLIIEAGVAVLLTLRFFTGYGEPFGRALWLGVFHSVSSFNNAGFALFSDNIMSYATDPWICLPICAAVILGGLGFPVIVQLRKHLRSPLRWTMNTRIVVVGTITLLVLGSVYITAVEWNNPNTLGPMDWPSKLLAGFFQSVQTRTAGFNSLDIGQMDSASLLGMDVLMLIGGGPAGTAGGIKITTFAVLFFILWTEVRGDVAVNVFGKRLSRAVHREAISIVLLAVAVVIGSTAVLLLLTDISLDALIFESISAFATVGLSTGITAGLPPAGQAILIFLMFIGRLGPITFASAIALRQRRSTYEYPKERPIIG
- a CDS encoding DUF427 domain-containing protein gives rise to the protein MSARHQPAKNRITPAPGQESVWDYPRPPRVERMSERVTIEMDGRLVLDTTQAVRVLETSHPPVYYVPRSDFVAGVLQPAAGQTFCEFKGAASYLSVGSAERAAWFYPKPTRGFEDLAGLVAVYPGSMDRCTVDGETVTAQEGDFYGGWITAKIVGPFKGAAGTWGW
- a CDS encoding DUF6457 domain-containing protein, which translates into the protein MTKPAPLAPEALDEWLVALAEKLGLDPAEVPVGALLDVARDVAHNVARPAAPLSTFLVGLAAARNGGSRDAIAAACASATELSLSWTPEPL
- a CDS encoding phosphatase PAP2 family protein; amino-acid sequence: MTTPQAPEHAAAPSARRIARRWPVISGVFALVLAAALGGLVVVRDRGVTEIDTEWMNEIIEHRSPFWEMPSLFMNALGGGLVGIIVVPVLIAVVLLLLKRPWAAGYFLAATIVSAGIVQLLKNLFGRARPLDILVTSDFGSFPSGHVANAATMAVVLGIIFPRVWVWAAGVAYTVIMLLSRTYLGAHWLTDTLGSLLVGLGVGVILWAPLAAKLDGERVLSRQRRLDRSAPTSATANSDSTR
- a CDS encoding MFS transporter; translated protein: MSSENADGRASMPRASADWTGHSHGSREYRRLLAGLFFAGIATFAQLYSPQAVLAQIADYFTVGAADAALVVSTSTIGLAIGVIPWSVVADRVGRVRAMTIAVISATVFGLLVPFAPTFSLLLTGRFVEGLMLGGVPAIAIAYLSEEIEPRHAARAAGSYVAGTSIGGLLGRLVASPVAELANWRVGVFSVAVLCAVSAALFITLIPRPQGFVPSRARRRGIDPSLVGLIRANLQSPRLLALYAQGFLLMGGFVALYNFLGFRLAGEPFNLPQSLISLVFVAYLAGTWSSAQAGVLAARFGRWWVLLLAVALMIGGVVLTLSVWLPLTLTGLLLATAGFFAAHAVASGWTGTEASVGRAQASSLYNLSYYAGSSLFGWLGGVFFVTWGWVGTAGMVAGLAAVAALLTALLLRPVRTLT
- a CDS encoding NTP transferase domain-containing protein yields the protein MSGAVIVDLIVLAGGRGRRLDGAVKPAVEVAGRTLLSRVLDARTLVRHVVIVGPETAHLAAGDTPAGSTPAVWALEDPPFGGPVAGIAAGLTALTATDLPDWVLVLACDLPWAADATRTLLPHLTDPTLPASVQGLYLTDTDGHAQWLTAAYRLDALTAAMSRLGARAHGASMRELLGSLVLRGIHDDTNAATDVDTWQDVLESTARLTGATDSTRSTIE